Proteins encoded together in one Quercus lobata isolate SW786 chromosome 3, ValleyOak3.0 Primary Assembly, whole genome shotgun sequence window:
- the LOC115979008 gene encoding GDSL esterase/lipase At5g33370-like gives MEASSTFISWMILGLALAIGNIVHTTDARAFFVFGDSLVDNGNNNYLATTARADSPPYGIDYPTHRPTGRFSNGLNIPDLISQQLGSEPTLPYLSPELTGQKLLVGANFASAGIGILNDTGIQFLNIIRMYRQLEYFQEYQQRVSNLIGSDQAKRLVKEALVLITVGGNDFVNNYYLVPFSARSRQYRLPDYVKYLISEYKKLLQKLYDLGARRVLVTGTGPLGCVPAELAMRNTNGGCSAELQRAAALYNPQLNQMIRDLNNKIGRDVFIAANTQQTHTDFISNPQAFGFSSSRIACCGQGPYNGIGLCTSLSNLCPNRDLYAFWDPFHPSEKANRVIVQQILTGSTDYMSPMNLSTIMALDKI, from the exons ATGGAAGCCTCATCCACTTTCATTTCTTGGATGATTTTGGGTCTTGCATTAGCAATAGGAAACATTGTTCACACAACAGATGCCAGGGCTTTCTTCGTCTTTGGCGATTCACTTGTTGACAATGGCAACAACAATTACCTGGCTACAACTGCCCGTGCCGATTCACCTCCTTATGGCATTGATTATCCAACTCATCGTCCTACAGGGCGTTTCTCCAATGGCCTTAACATCCCTGACCTTATCA GTCAGCAGCTCGGCTCTGAGCCCACATTGCCATACTTGAGTCCTGAGCTCACAGGACAAAAGCTCCTTGTTGGTGCCAACTTTGCTTCAGCGGGCATTGGAATCCTCAATGACACTGGAATTCAGTTT CTAAACATAATAAGAATGTATAGACAATTGGAATACTTTCAAGAATACCAGCAAAGAGTAAGTAATCTTATTGGAAGTGACCAAGCAAAGAGACTAGTGAAAGAAGCGCTTGTCCTCATCACTGTCGGTGGCAATGATTTTGTAAACAACTACTACTTGGTGCCCTTTTCTGCAAGGTCTCGCCAATACCGACTTCCGGATTATGTCAAGTATCTCATCTCAGAATACAAAAAACTTTTACAG AAGCTATATGATCTTGGAGCACGTAGGGTTCTTGTGACAGGTACCGGACCACTGGGTTGTGTTCCGGCAGAATTAGCCATGCGAAATACAAATGGTGGATGCTCAGCTGAACTCCAAAGAGCCGCTGCCTTGTATAACCCACAACTCAATCAAATGATACGAGATCTGAATAACAAAATTGGCAGAGATGTGTTCATTGCTGCTAATACACAACAAACGCACACTGACTTCATTTCTAACCCTCAAGCGTTTG GGTTTAGTTCTTCAAGGATAGCTTGTTGTGGACAAGGACCTTACAACGGCATTGGACTATGCACATCACTCTCCAACTTGTGCCCCAACCGAGACTTGTATGCATTTTGGGATCCATTCCATCCATCTGAAAAGGCGAACAGAGTTATTGTTCAGCAGATCCTGACCGGCTCTACTGACTACATGAGCCCCATGAATCTCAGCACTATCATGGCCTTGGATAAAATATGA
- the LOC115980767 gene encoding two-component response regulator ARR22-like — protein sequence MFGKGASSSKSMEIIGSEKKFSVLIVDDDPIIRKIHSALLSKFTKEIQEVKNGKEAVDLCRSGASFDIIFMDKEMPIMNGLEATKELRAMGVNSTIVGVTSCDLSSERNDFIAAGQNQCYEKPLTIEKIKSLLSELNKNN from the exons ATGTTCGGAAAAGGAGCATCAAGTTCAAAGAGTATGGAAATCATTGGCTCTGAAAAGAAGTTTTCTGTGCTCATTGTGGATGATGACCCCATCATTAGAAAAATCCATAGTGCACTCCTAAGCAAATTTACTAAGGAAATTCAAGAGGtcaaaaatggaaaagaagCAGTTGATCTTTGCCGATCTGGGGCTtcatttgatattatttttatggacAAGGAGATGCCAATCATGAATGGGCTTGAG gcGACAAAGGAGCTACGAGCTATGGGCGTCAATAGCACAATTGTGGGAGTCACTTCATGTGATTTAAGCTCTGAAAGAAATGATTTTATTGCAGCTGGTCAAAATCAGTGTTATGAAAAGCCATTAACCATTGAAAAGATCAAGTCTCTCCTGAGCGAGTTAAACAAGAATAACTAA